The following DNA comes from Bacteroidota bacterium.
ATAAAATGGGCTGGGCCGAAGAACACGTCAGCTGGTCAAGTTACAATCGTACACTTAATTGGGGTGCCGAACAAGAGCATGAAGTGACCGCTTTTGATATCGGCAAAGGATATTTTGAGACTATGGGTTTTGAATTGGTTGATGGTCGCTATTTTGATCAGGACTTTAAAGAATCTGAGAGAGAAAAGGCCATCATCGTTAATGAAAAACTTGTGGAAGCATATGGCTGGGAATCGGCAATCGGGCAGAGATTGAGAGAAAATGATACTACTGAACTTACCGTAGTTGGTGTTGTTCGAAATTTTTATCCTTTTGGGTTTTGGAACGAAATAACTCCCACCATGTTAAAACTTGGCGTAAAAGAGCGAATGAGAACCTTGGTGGTTCAGGCCGAGCCTAAAAATCTGGAAGAATTGAATAAATATATGCGTACTGAATGGGAAAAATTAATCCCTAATGCCGTATATCCAGGCTTTCTGCAGGAAGAACGATTGGCTGAATCTAAATCCGTGAACAATAATATTATAGATATATTTTTATTTTTAGCGATCGTTTCGGTTTTGCTTTCGCTGGTTGGATTATACACTCTGGTTTCTTTAAAAGTTATAAAACGAACCAAAGAAATCGGGATCAGAAAAGTACTGGGGGCACCGGTATTTCATATCATAAGTTTACTTAATCGTGAATTTTTATACATTATTTTTATTTCATCAGTTTTGGGTTCAGTATTGGGTTATTATCTGTCAGAGATGCTTTTATCTAGTATTTATCAGGTTTATAAAAGTGCCAGTATCAGCACATTCATTATTCCTACTATAGTTATTTTAAGCGTTTCAGTCATCACTATTATTGGTAAAGTATATAAAGCAGCAAGTAAAAACCCGGTAGATGCGATAAAATACGAGTAGTAATTGATTATTGATTGGATTAATACTTGGATTGTTAGAGGATGAAAAATGATGAATGTAAAATGTAAAATGTAAAATGTAAAATGAAAGAAACTTAATATCAAGCAAACAGCAACCACTTGCCTGCCGCAGGCAGGGTAACCAGCAACGAGTAACCACCTGTCTGCCGCAAGCAGGGTAACCAGTAACTCAGATTATTGATGACAATAACGTTTCATTACCGAATAAGCATTTGGGATTCCCAATTCTCCTGCCTTACTTAGATCCAGGCAACCTATTTTGTTTTCGTTCTGAAAAATAAGGATTAAACCCCTGTTGTAATATGCCTCTGCAAAAGTATTGTTTCGTTGAATTGCATATGTAAAATCATCTACGGCATTTTTATAATCGCCCATAATACAATTTACATATCCACTATTATAATAGGCATAAGCAAAGTTTGGATCCAACCTTAATACCTTTTTATAATCATTTAAAGCTTTAACCAAGTATTCATTATTCGAATTATCCTCTTTCTTTTCAGGTTCTTTTTGTTCCTGACTAATAGTTATCGCTTGTTGTTTGTAACCAATTGATTTTATTAGTTCAGTCAATAAATAATTGCTGTTGGCACGACTAAAATAGGCAAGGAGATTAGAGGGGTTTTTTTCAATGGCAGCATCATAATCGCGAAATGCATCATTGAAATTTTGAATTGCTGCATACAGGTTTGCCCTGTTTAAATAATTTGATGATTGCCCAGGACTTGTATTAATCAGGTTAGTAAGTTCCTCAATTTTAACTGAAATTTCAGAAACATTTGGTTGCACCGGGCTATTTGTCAATGAAATTAAAGATTCATCATAAACCGGTTTCTGATATGCATCATAAATTTTTTCTTTTAAAGCAGGAGTATCATCAATTGATTTTTGGAATAAGGGCAACATATCAATGTCGAAATACTGATATTGGGGCATGTTTTTGCTATCCTTAATTTCAGTAAAATCGGCACGTAAATGAACCAAACTATTCAGATAGGCAATTTTTTCCGGTGTCAGATTGTTCGTTTCCAAATCAGTCAGGTTGCCTAATTTTATAGCTTTGTCGTTGTCTTTCTTTGCCTCATCAAACAATCCCATCCTGTTTTTGATCATCGATCGCTCCATATACCCGTTTGAAAATTCCGGATGAATCTCCACGGTTTTATTGAAATCTTCAAGTGCACCGGCATAATCTTTTAAATCGGATTTTAATTTACCCCGATAAAAATAACTTGTAATATTCTTTGGGTTTATTTTAATTACTTTATCCAGTTCTTCTATTGCACCGCGTAAATCCTGATTGTTGATCTTAATAATAGCCTTGTTAAATAAAGCATAGGAATTTCGGGGCGAAATCCGCAGCACATGATCCAAATCAGCAAGGGCAGCCTTATCATCCTTCTTTTTTATATTTGCGAGAGACCGACTAAAATACGCATACGAATTATTGGTGTCTCTGGCTAATACAAAATTGAAATCTGCAATTGCCGAATCAGGCTTTTCGAGTTCAATCCATACTTTACCTCTTTGTATATATCCCATAATATATTCAGGATTATATTCTAAAACCAGATTCAAATCTTTAATTGCCTCCTCGTAATATTTCCCTCCGGCTTTTGCACTCCCCCTTAAGATATAGATACTTTCATGATTGTATTTTAGTGAAATGGCCCTATCACAATCTTTAATGGCCTCATCGTATTTATCGATATTCATATAGGTTTTGGCCCTGCTAAAATAGATGGAAGCGTCGGTGGAATCAATTTTTAAAGCTTTTGTGTAATCCTGAAAAGCCTCGTCATACCTTAATAAAACAGAGCGTGCAATTGCCCTGTTATGGAAAAATTCAGCATAATAGGGGAGCAGGTTAATGGCAGTGGTATAATCCATTTCTGCGCCTGAAATATCATCCAGATTGAATTTTGAAATCCCCCTCAAATAATAAGCGAAGTATGAATTTGATTCAAGTTGAATGGCCTGATTCAGGTATACAATTGCTTGAAGATAGTTCCCGTTTCGGAGTTCGATATTACCGTACTGCAAAAAATTGGAACGAATTTGTGCATTTGCCCCAAAATTTAAAAAAGTTGTTAGTATAAGGAGAATAATAACCCGAGAAAATCTCATGTAAAAATTGCGCTTAATGTTACGATACATTTATTGCTAATAAAATTAAACACTTAATCCGAATAATTAAGCAGAAATTGAGGAATTATGATAATTTAACACCTTCTTTAAACAAAAAATAAAATTACTCCACCTACACTGAGTATCGCACCAAAAATTTCCCTTGGGGTTATTTTTTGTTTAAATATCATTACGCTTGGAACAATAATTAAAACAGGTACAATGGCCATAAGTGTCGATGCGATACCGGCACTTGTGTTTTGCACGGCTATCAATGAAAATGAAACTCCAAGGAAAGGGCCGAAAAATGAACCTATCCCAATGCGGCTGATGGCTTTTGTGTTCGAAAATGTGGTAATTACATTTTTCCACTTTCTCAATAAACTGATGACGATCATAAACCCGATCACTCCTGCGATAATTCGTATTTGGGTTGCAGCAAATGGATCATAATCACGCATACCGTATTTACTTAAAACTAAACCTCCGGCCTGACCGAGTGCTCCGAGCGAAGCGAAGATTGCGCCTTTTATCGGAATATTAAGACTGCGTTTCTTTGATCCTTCGGGTTTACTCCAAATTGCAATTGCAATACCCGAAACAACCAGAATCATCCCTAAAATACTGAGCAGGGTCATCACTTCTCCTAAAACGAAAAATCCAAAGATAGCCGCTAAGGGTGGTGCAAGTGTCATGAACAACATAGCAGTTCTGGAGCTTATAATAGGGTAGGAGGCGAATAAGAAAAGGTCGCCCAATACAAAACCAACCAATCCTGAAACGGAGAGCCAAACCCAAGCATGGGTGCTGGCATCCATTGGCAAAAGCATTCCCCTTCTAAAATAAGAAAGCGTTGCTAACAAAATGAATGCGAATGTTAAACGAATCATATTCACCGAATAAGTGCCAACACGTTTGGTGGCCACTTCAAAAGCCATGGCTGTGATGGTCCAGAAAAAAGCTGTTAACAGTGCGGCGTATTCGCCATAGTAATTAGTCATTCGGGCAAGTGATTTGTGGGTGCGAATATAAGTACAAATTTTCAATAATATTTTTTTTGCCCTCCTTAGTTGATGTAAAAGATTTAATTTTGTAAGAAGGTTGAGCTTAATTATTTATGCTATTTAATAATGGTTTATAAATCAAAAAAAATAAGAAGAGCTGAAGAAATTGCCAATAGCATTTCTCATGCAGTTGGTATAGGGATAGCATTAGCTGTGGTATGTTTATTGGTGGTTTTTGGTGCGATATATGGGAATGCCTGGCATGTGGTAAGCTTTTCGGTTTTTGGGGCAAGTATGATCACCTTGTATTTAGCCTCTACTTTGTTTCATTCAGCTAAAAATCTACGATTCAAGTATATACTCAATAAGTTTGATCATTCAGCCATTTATATCCTGATTGCAGGAACCTATACCCCGATTACGCTGATCTCATTAAAGGGTGCATTTGGCTGGGTTATATTTGGATTAATCTGGGCCATGGCAATAGCCGGTATCGTTTTTAAAGTTTGGTTTTATACGCATCGATGGCGTAAACTCTCTGCCTGGCTTTATGTAGGGATGGGTTGGCTCATTATTATTGCCATTGTTCCTGTTATTCAGAATGTTCCCAATACTTCACTCTATTTTTTACTGGCAGGCTGCTTAACCTATAGTGCTGGAGTGGTATTCTATATCAAAAAGCAGATTCCATTTTTCCATTTCGTTTTTCACTTGTTTATTTTAGGTGGAAGCATCTGCCATTTCTTTGCATTTTTATATTTACTCCCAATTAATTAATTTAACCTCAGTTCGATCTGAGCATTTCTTATGAAACTGGTTCAATATGTCTGAAATTTAGTCTTAGAGCTAATAAGACGTTAGTTATTAGATATTAGAAAATAGAAGTAAAGCTTGCAATGATAGGTATTTTAAGTATCTGATGTCTAATGTATAACGTCTTCTACCTAAATTTATTAAAATGTTTATGAATTTTGGGATGGCGACTCTATGGGATTCGATAACTTAGGAAAACAAAAGATATAATATGCTTTTCGTCATTTAAATACGGTCGCGTCTGTAAAATATCTTTTTAAAGTAGTAGAGTACAGGTTTCGTGTATTTTAAGTGCTTCCACGGTCGGCTTGAATGAGGGAGGTGCAAAACTTCAAGTCCTTTTGCCAGGTAATTGTTAAATCCAAGTTTTTTTGATTGCCTGCTGATGTAGATATCGAACCAATCTTTGTTTTGAGAAAGTATTTTAAAGTCAAATTTCCGAAGAAATTCAGTGGAAATAAGTGTACAACAGAAACTCAAACTATGCGACGTACTTATAATCTCATCGCTTTTGGATTTTTCAAAAGTATACGGAAAGTTATATTCGCCCGATTGGTCAACAGTAATGGCACCAATTAAACCGCATTTCGGTTTGATTTTTAAGATTTCGAGCAATCCGGATAAAGTGTCAGGTTTAATAATTACGTCTGATTCAATAATAATTAAGGGACATTCTTTTTCCAAAGCCATTTTTTGAGCTGTTTCAAGCACAAGTTTGTAGTTGGGCGAAGGAGTTGAAGTAATATCTTCGAGATGAATGATTTGAAATCCGTATTCTGTTTTAGCTTTTTCCAGAAACTGTTTGGTTTCGGGTTGACTGAAATCATTAAATATGAAATGTTTGAAGTTTCCTTTTGCTTTGGAAATAGCCTGAATAGTAAGATTTGTC
Coding sequences within:
- a CDS encoding tetratricopeptide repeat protein, whose protein sequence is MRFSRVIILLILTTFLNFGANAQIRSNFLQYGNIELRNGNYLQAIVYLNQAIQLESNSYFAYYLRGISKFNLDDISGAEMDYTTAINLLPYYAEFFHNRAIARSVLLRYDEAFQDYTKALKIDSTDASIYFSRAKTYMNIDKYDEAIKDCDRAISLKYNHESIYILRGSAKAGGKYYEEAIKDLNLVLEYNPEYIMGYIQRGKVWIELEKPDSAIADFNFVLARDTNNSYAYFSRSLANIKKKDDKAALADLDHVLRISPRNSYALFNKAIIKINNQDLRGAIEELDKVIKINPKNITSYFYRGKLKSDLKDYAGALEDFNKTVEIHPEFSNGYMERSMIKNRMGLFDEAKKDNDKAIKLGNLTDLETNNLTPEKIAYLNSLVHLRADFTEIKDSKNMPQYQYFDIDMLPLFQKSIDDTPALKEKIYDAYQKPVYDESLISLTNSPVQPNVSEISVKIEELTNLINTSPGQSSNYLNRANLYAAIQNFNDAFRDYDAAIEKNPSNLLAYFSRANSNYLLTELIKSIGYKQQAITISQEQKEPEKKEDNSNNEYLVKALNDYKKVLRLDPNFAYAYYNSGYVNCIMGDYKNAVDDFTYAIQRNNTFAEAYYNRGLILIFQNENKIGCLDLSKAGELGIPNAYSVMKRYCHQ
- a CDS encoding DMT family transporter, yielding MTNYYGEYAALLTAFFWTITAMAFEVATKRVGTYSVNMIRLTFAFILLATLSYFRRGMLLPMDASTHAWVWLSVSGLVGFVLGDLFLFASYPIISSRTAMLFMTLAPPLAAIFGFFVLGEVMTLLSILGMILVVSGIAIAIWSKPEGSKKRSLNIPIKGAIFASLGALGQAGGLVLSKYGMRDYDPFAATQIRIIAGVIGFMIVISLLRKWKNVITTFSNTKAISRIGIGSFFGPFLGVSFSLIAVQNTSAGIASTLMAIVPVLIIVPSVMIFKQKITPREIFGAILSVGGVILFFV
- a CDS encoding hemolysin III family protein translates to MVYKSKKIRRAEEIANSISHAVGIGIALAVVCLLVVFGAIYGNAWHVVSFSVFGASMITLYLASTLFHSAKNLRFKYILNKFDHSAIYILIAGTYTPITLISLKGAFGWVIFGLIWAMAIAGIVFKVWFYTHRWRKLSAWLYVGMGWLIIIAIVPVIQNVPNTSLYFLLAGCLTYSAGVVFYIKKQIPFFHFVFHLFILGGSICHFFAFLYLLPIN
- a CDS encoding glycosyltransferase family 2 protein, coding for MPEAIVITPVKDSIETTNLTIQAISKAKGNFKHFIFNDFSQPETKQFLEKAKTEYGFQIIHLEDITSTPSPNYKLVLETAQKMALEKECPLIIIESDVIIKPDTLSGLLEILKIKPKCGLIGAITVDQSGEYNFPYTFEKSKSDEIISTSHSLSFCCTLISTEFLRKFDFKILSQNKDWFDIYISRQSKKLGFNNYLAKGLEVLHLPHSSRPWKHLKYTKPVLYYFKKIFYRRDRI